ATGAAAAGGCCACGTCGAAAAGTGAAGATCAGCCTGTTGAATTTCAAAAGACTGGGTGTGTGCTTAGTCGCAGCGAGTCTATTAAGTTGCGTTTGTCCAACGATTCATCCGTTGTCCCTAGCCCACGCTCGAAACAGAGCCAGCCTTCAGGCAAGACATCTTCTCATTCTGTCCTTACAAAGATATGATTCATCACGAACTAAAAGTACCTGCATGGGTCTTACCCTTTCAAGGAAGGGACAAACTATTCAAATGTCTCAAGTCTTTTGATAATAGTACAATATAACAACAATTACGCCTCAATGTCAGCCTAAATGTTATGCTCACTTTTCAATCATTTGTAATGCCTAGTTTCCAAAGGGAGTATAGATTTCTATTTCCTCCAAATGTTTATCTCTTTTGGCCACATTGTTCATATACCTATTCTGTTTTTTTCTCGGGCACCAATATAGATATGGAGCTGATGAAGGAAAAGTTTGCAAAGTTGCTGCTTGGAGAGGATATGTCTGGTGGAGGAAAGGGTGTGTCTTCTGCGCTGGCACTGTCAAACGCAATCACAAACCTAGCAGGTATCGCAATTACACCATATCACAGGCTGTATATACTAACTCGGTTCCACTTTATATGGCATTCATTCTATTTTGGAGAGATTATATGAAAGGTTTCGCCTATCTTTGTCTCTTTTTCTCAAAATGCAGCTTCTTCCTTTGGGGAACAGAAGAGATTAGAACCTATGCCAGCAGATAGAAAAGCCAAATGGAGAAGAGAAATCGATTGGTTGTTATCTGTAACAGATCATGTTGTTGAATTTGTTCCTTCTAAACAAATATCAAAAGACGGAACATGCATGGAGGTAACTCTCTCCCAGAAAATACTCTTCGCGTATATCATATATCTAGCTAACAACTAACAAGAAAACATGAATTTTGTTTGTCAGGTTATGGTGACAAAGCAGAGAACTGACCTTCAAATGAACGTTCCAGCATTACGCAAGCTAGATGCTATGCTTCTTGTAAGAGAAAACCTTCATTTCAAACTAATGTAATCTATAACTATCGATGCTTAAGCTTGGATTGATGACCTACAGGATTGCTTAGATAGCTTTAAAGACCAAAATGAGTTCTCCTATGTATCAAATGATGACGAATCACAGGAAGGAAGGAGCGATGACAAATGGTGGATACCGACTCCTAAGGTTCCCACTAATGGCTTGTCTGATGTTACAAGGAAATGGCTGCAATTTCAGAAGGATTCAGTAAACCAAGTTCTTAAAGCAGCCATGGCCATAAATGCTCAAATCCTGTTAGAAATGGAAATCCCTGAAAGTTACATAGATTCCCTACCTAAGGTACAAGAACAAACggaaatcttcaacttacaagTTTTATATAAATGCACCATCACACTATTAAGTTCTATATAAATGTAGCATCACACTATTAAGTTTTATATAAATGTACCATCACACTAATATTTCCTCTTCTTATGTGTAGAATGGGAGAGCAAGTCTTGGAGATGCGATCTATAGGAGTATCACTGATGAGTACTTTGATCCTGACTACTTCCTCACAACTATGGACTTGACTTCAGAACATAAAATTTTAGACCTCAAGAACAAACTTGAGGCTTCTGTAGTTATTTGGAGACGAAAGATGACCTCTAAAGATGGGAAGTCAGCATGGGGTTCTGCTGTTAGTGTAGAGAAGAGAGAAATCTTTGAAGACAGAGCAGAGACTATCTTGCTTATTCTTAAGCAGCGCTTCCCTGGAATTCCTCAGTCATCTCTAGACATTAGCAAAATCCAATACAATGAGGTAAGAAGCTACCTCTATTTATCTAccataaaaattataatgatATTCTTGAGAATCTTAGGGCTGTTCCTTGTTTCTGTATGATATCAAATTGGATGGTTTTGGTCGTAACCAGAATATCCATCTGATATTTCATATTTGTTGTTCCCTAACTTAGTTTCCTGATGTCCTAATGGCTTCAAACATAATGCTGCAACACTAAAAAGGATCTAGTTGTTGGCCTTTTAAGTTATAACCTataatttctctctttttttataGGATGTGGGGCAAGCTATTTTAGAAAGCTATTCAAGAATAATAGAGAGCAGGGCGCACACAGTCATGTCACGGATTGAAGATGTTCTCCAAGCAGATGCTACTGCCCAAAATCCTTCCTGTGCTGAAGTAAAGAGGTCTCCTTTAAGAGATTCGCTACGCGTATCACCATCAGGCAGCTTCCCAAATGCCAGGGAAGAAGTAGAAAAGCTTAACGCTGCAGATAATCCAACTTCAATGACATTGTTGGATTTCATGGGTTGGACAGTGGAACAAGGAGAAAATGACACAAAGAAAGACGTGACGGAAGACATAGACATTGATGCAAAGAAACCACCTAATATAGTCACAAACAAGAGACTTTCCTACTTAGATAACTTAGTTGGTGCTAGAAGTCCAACTGCACGCCACTAAATGATCTCTGCAGAACACTGATCTACTCATCAGAAGCAAGAAAGAGGAATTCATCAAAGTGACAATCAGCGTCAAATGTACATACTCAGATGAACCACATACACCTAGGATTTCACTAAGTCATTCCTATTGTAAATAGGGAATATCTAGTTAGTAGGACTGCTGGTGTGTCACTTTTTGAAATGATCAACTCTGCAGAAGATGTCACCTCGTTGACAAATAACCACGGAAATTATGGACTTTTTTATAGTCCATTCTTACCGTGGATAGCCTCTGCCAAAAGAGTTTTGTAATCTGCAACTTTGAGTTTACACGGCGATATAGTGTAAAATTTGGATTTAAAGCAATTCCTTTGCAATttataagtaatttttcctttcaattttctccTTTGGAAAGAAACAGTGAGCAAATATGAAGTCAGTGACTTGACATGGTGATCCAAATTTAATGATGCTTCCAGTTTTAGTGAAGTAAGAAGTTCCAAAGGCCTCTTCGAAGTAAAAGTA
This Solanum dulcamara chromosome 1, daSolDulc1.2, whole genome shotgun sequence DNA region includes the following protein-coding sequences:
- the LOC129899288 gene encoding rop guanine nucleotide exchange factor 12-like, with translation MVRAALEEAKEMCKARLLHFKGKSEDGTGQETKSVTIETNNSSDSGDEKATSKSEDQPVEFQKTGCVLSRSESIKLRLSNDSSVVPSPRSKQSQPSDMELMKEKFAKLLLGEDMSGGGKGVSSALALSNAITNLAASSFGEQKRLEPMPADRKAKWRREIDWLLSVTDHVVEFVPSKQISKDGTCMEVMVTKQRTDLQMNVPALRKLDAMLLDCLDSFKDQNEFSYVSNDDESQEGRSDDKWWIPTPKVPTNGLSDVTRKWLQFQKDSVNQVLKAAMAINAQILLEMEIPESYIDSLPKNGRASLGDAIYRSITDEYFDPDYFLTTMDLTSEHKILDLKNKLEASVVIWRRKMTSKDGKSAWGSAVSVEKREIFEDRAETILLILKQRFPGIPQSSLDISKIQYNEDVGQAILESYSRIIESRAHTVMSRIEDVLQADATAQNPSCAEVKRSPLRDSLRVSPSGSFPNAREEVEKLNAADNPTSMTLLDFMGWTVEQGENDTKKDVTEDIDIDAKKPPNIVTNKRLSYLDNLVGARSPTARH